One genomic window of Kaistia geumhonensis includes the following:
- a CDS encoding carbohydrate ABC transporter permease: protein MSTATVAPRAPGSPIVSRIVIYGLLGLFALVYLIPFFVMLLTSLKPMPEIQHGNILALPKEPTLDPWIRAWGEACVGLTCEGIHGYFWNSIKMVVPAVAISTLLGALNGYVLTKWRFPGHRLVFGLMLFACFIPFQAVLLPMATVLGTFGQFGKTLINMTGMNFGFGNPTVNLVFVHVVYGLGFTTLFFRNYYEAFPTELVKAAMVDGAGFFQIFRRILLPNSLPIIVVTVIYQFTNIWNDFLFASAYAGSGDVMPMTVALNNVVNTSTGVVEYNVNMAAAMIAALPTLLVYILAGRYFVRGLMAGAVKG, encoded by the coding sequence ATGAGCACCGCCACCGTCGCCCCGCGGGCGCCCGGCTCGCCGATCGTCTCGCGCATCGTCATCTACGGGCTGCTCGGCCTCTTCGCGCTGGTCTATCTCATCCCGTTCTTCGTGATGCTGCTGACCTCGCTGAAGCCGATGCCGGAAATCCAGCACGGCAACATCCTGGCTCTGCCGAAGGAGCCGACGCTCGATCCCTGGATCAGGGCCTGGGGCGAGGCCTGTGTCGGCCTCACCTGCGAGGGCATCCACGGCTATTTCTGGAACTCGATCAAGATGGTCGTGCCGGCCGTCGCGATCTCGACGCTGCTCGGCGCTCTCAACGGCTATGTGCTGACCAAGTGGCGCTTCCCCGGCCACCGCCTCGTCTTCGGGCTGATGCTCTTCGCCTGCTTCATCCCGTTCCAGGCCGTGCTGCTGCCGATGGCGACCGTGCTCGGCACATTCGGCCAGTTCGGCAAGACGCTCATCAACATGACGGGCATGAATTTCGGCTTCGGCAATCCGACGGTGAACCTCGTCTTCGTCCACGTCGTCTATGGCCTCGGCTTCACGACGCTGTTCTTCCGCAACTATTACGAGGCGTTCCCGACCGAGCTCGTCAAGGCGGCGATGGTCGACGGCGCCGGCTTCTTCCAGATCTTCCGGCGCATCCTGCTGCCGAACTCGCTGCCGATCATCGTCGTGACGGTGATCTACCAGTTCACCAATATCTGGAACGACTTCCTCTTCGCCTCGGCCTATGCCGGCTCGGGCGACGTGATGCCGATGACGGTGGCGCTCAACAACGTCGTCAACACCTCGACCGGCGTCGTCGAATACAATGTGAACATGGCCGCCGCGATGATCGCCGCGCTGCCGACCCTCCTCGTCTACATCCTGGCCGGCCGCTACTTCGTCCGCGGGCTGATGGCCGGCGCCGTCAAGGGATAG